The Streptomyces cadmiisoli genome has a segment encoding these proteins:
- the istA gene encoding IS21 family transposase yields the protein MILVEDWAEIRRLHRAEQMPIRAIARHLGISKNTVKRALASDRPPQYQRPARGSAVDAVEVQIRELLRETPTMPATVIAERIGWERGMTILKDRIRQLRPAYVPVDPVSRTVYRPGELAQCDLWFPEADIPLGYGQSGRPPVLVMVSGYSRVIAARMLPSRRTGDLIDGHWRLLTEWGAVPRTLVWDNEAGVGRGRPTSEFAAFAGLLATKIYLCRPRDPEAKGLVERANGYLETSFLPGRHFSGPDDFNTQLQTWLKVANRRVHRTLGARPADRWAADRAQMLTLPAVDPPTWWRFSARLGRDHYVRVDTCDYSVDPAAIGHQVTVLTDNEQVIVLTSGGEIVAQHARCWARHQTLTDPEHAEAGRAMRQEARRRPTGHIHAVGSASSPLIEVEQRELGSYDRLFTVIDGGEGKEAG from the coding sequence GTGATCCTCGTGGAGGACTGGGCAGAGATCCGCCGGCTGCACCGGGCTGAGCAGATGCCGATCAGGGCGATCGCTCGGCATCTGGGCATCTCGAAGAACACCGTCAAGCGGGCCCTGGCCAGCGACCGGCCGCCGCAGTACCAGCGGCCGGCCAGGGGCTCGGCCGTCGACGCGGTGGAGGTGCAGATCCGGGAACTGCTGCGGGAGACTCCGACGATGCCCGCGACGGTGATCGCCGAGCGGATCGGCTGGGAGAGGGGCATGACCATCCTCAAAGACCGGATCCGGCAACTGCGGCCGGCCTATGTTCCGGTTGATCCGGTCTCGCGCACTGTCTATCGGCCAGGTGAGCTGGCCCAGTGCGATCTATGGTTCCCCGAGGCGGACATCCCCCTTGGTTATGGGCAGAGCGGACGCCCGCCGGTCCTGGTGATGGTGTCCGGCTACTCCCGCGTGATCGCCGCCCGGATGCTGCCATCCCGCAGGACCGGCGATCTGATCGACGGGCACTGGCGGCTGCTGACGGAGTGGGGTGCCGTTCCCAGGACGCTGGTCTGGGACAACGAGGCCGGCGTCGGCCGCGGCCGCCCGACAAGCGAGTTCGCCGCGTTCGCGGGCCTGCTCGCCACGAAGATCTACTTGTGCCGGCCGAGGGATCCGGAGGCGAAAGGGCTGGTGGAACGGGCCAACGGCTATCTGGAGACCTCGTTCCTGCCCGGACGGCACTTCAGCGGACCGGACGACTTCAACACCCAGCTGCAGACCTGGCTGAAGGTCGCCAACCGGCGTGTCCACCGCACTCTCGGGGCCCGTCCGGCCGACCGGTGGGCAGCGGACCGGGCCCAGATGCTCACCCTGCCCGCGGTCGACCCGCCCACCTGGTGGCGGTTCTCGGCCCGGCTGGGCCGGGACCACTATGTCCGGGTTGACACCTGCGACTACTCCGTCGACCCCGCCGCGATCGGCCACCAGGTCACCGTGCTGACCGACAACGAGCAGGTCATCGTGCTCACCTCCGGCGGCGAGATCGTCGCCCAGCATGCTCGCTGCTGGGCCCGCCACCAGACCCTCACCGATCCCGAGCACGCCGAGGCCGGACGGGCGATGCGCCAGGAAGCACGGCGCCGGCCCACCGGTCACATCCACGCCGTCGGCTCCGCCTCCAGCCCGCTCATCGAGGTCGAACAGCGCGAGCTGGGCTCTTACGACCGGTTGTTCACCGTCATCGACGGCGGCGAAGGCAAGGAGGCCGGCTGA
- a CDS encoding LamG domain-containing protein, producing MTAQRTEYSQTFANPDGTYTLKQATAPERVKDASGQWHDIDTTLVRRSDGTIGPRYAAVDASFSDGGSQDMVRLEEGQRALSVRWPGELPEPSLDGATATYAEVLPGVDLQLTAMPDGYREVLLVKTAQAAQNEALEQVRFTVAGEGVSLVAGAGGGLRALDPDGNSVFTGPAGQMWDSAGGSEPEPRTPRQTGAVTRSASVTAGESEAPVQPGTGAATATLPVQVDADSISVTPDLGLLRGDDTVYPVYIDPSVGLSRAERTVLSSDGDKFYQFSGDYGVGRCAPADGYACDDDFTANYANRMYFEFSPAALAGKHVLNATFRAYETWSFNCDAKTVRLERTGNISEGTRWPGPAIGALMESKTVSAGRGEHCSPAQPDAWVEFNGGLTATVRDFADGKFSRLTLMLRAGDESDPRAWKRFDDNAQLTVDYVPDPGVPINVGVIPGVYSTGARGYCQPATDPLAVTVDQPTMRARVETEVSPGPNDSKGQLKINYRIARLEAGAWEEIWAADSDGGYKPDGTLLDKQTTKRTDGTTYRYRARTQSHWSYDGASGDLYSSFSPWCYFVIDSTAPKPPTIQPKDVNGSPYVECTTDACPPKGGPGVAGTFVFKPNSADTDIRKYRWTLHGPNGQVGLPRTETAKPDHTAEISNAVPKMGGTHHLKVWAIDVRERTGTPETFDFQVSLPPGPIGRWRFDDGAPGSEVTTAKDSSAEDPQHDPSAPTHDLTLRDKAGFSTMARRGDEDTSLWLDSSNPDAQQAYADASAPVVNTAHSFTVSAWVNLTDTSTSRMIVTAPGAQAQAFALYYSSSSRSYVFHYTATDSATPVFIRSAAVKADPPLRVWTHLAGVYTAATDANGERTPEDDTIQLFVNGRAQGDPVNMRDAAPSYVPWEASKGLQVGRSIVRGAAGQHFRGRIDEVAVWQNALSSDEVAKEATASVDNAPGVELVADWNAEISSGTTVNEGSPYPIGAMTLSGGARLDGDSSTVVVDGSGGHASVAGPAIDETGSFTVSAQAQVNPAALNAKPDGYEAQIAGQSGSGGASWALSVQKVAADEYLWRFVRTTVSGTSVATADVTDWSEWADTSVPVTLTGVYDAQDQGGRMHLYVGSKAVDDGANNADTTPQQGTGALFLGGTTGSSHFAGQLGRLRIWSGAMTADQVRNIVIAGD from the coding sequence GTGACGGCCCAGCGGACCGAGTACTCGCAGACTTTCGCGAATCCGGACGGGACCTACACCCTGAAGCAGGCCACGGCGCCGGAGCGGGTCAAGGACGCTTCGGGGCAGTGGCATGACATCGACACGACCCTGGTGCGCAGGTCCGACGGGACGATCGGCCCCCGGTATGCGGCTGTGGATGCTTCCTTCTCGGACGGCGGCAGCCAGGACATGGTGCGTCTGGAGGAGGGGCAGCGGGCGCTTTCGGTGCGCTGGCCCGGTGAGTTGCCCGAGCCGTCGTTGGACGGGGCGACCGCTACTTACGCTGAGGTTCTGCCGGGGGTGGACCTGCAGTTGACGGCGATGCCTGACGGCTACCGCGAGGTGCTGCTGGTCAAGACTGCCCAGGCGGCGCAGAACGAGGCGCTGGAGCAGGTGCGGTTCACGGTCGCGGGTGAGGGTGTGTCCCTGGTCGCGGGGGCCGGCGGCGGGTTGCGGGCCCTGGATCCGGACGGTAACTCCGTTTTCACCGGTCCGGCCGGGCAGATGTGGGACTCCGCGGGAGGCAGTGAGCCGGAGCCCCGGACGCCCCGTCAGACCGGGGCTGTCACACGCTCGGCGTCCGTGACGGCCGGTGAGAGTGAGGCGCCGGTGCAGCCGGGGACCGGGGCAGCGACCGCGACGCTCCCGGTGCAGGTTGACGCGGACAGCATTTCCGTTACCCCTGATCTGGGATTGCTGCGCGGCGACGACACGGTCTATCCGGTCTACATCGACCCGTCGGTGGGGCTCTCGCGTGCGGAGCGGACGGTCCTGTCCTCGGACGGGGACAAGTTCTACCAGTTTTCCGGCGACTACGGGGTGGGCCGCTGTGCGCCTGCCGACGGCTACGCGTGCGATGACGACTTCACGGCCAACTACGCCAACCGCATGTACTTCGAGTTCAGCCCAGCTGCTCTGGCCGGCAAACACGTACTGAACGCGACCTTCCGCGCGTATGAGACGTGGTCGTTCAACTGCGATGCCAAAACGGTCCGGCTTGAGCGCACCGGGAACATCTCCGAGGGAACACGGTGGCCCGGTCCGGCCATCGGGGCGCTCATGGAGTCCAAGACGGTTTCGGCGGGCCGAGGGGAACACTGCAGTCCCGCGCAGCCGGATGCCTGGGTGGAGTTCAACGGCGGCCTGACCGCGACAGTGCGTGATTTCGCGGACGGCAAGTTCTCCCGCCTCACGCTCATGCTGCGGGCCGGCGACGAGAGCGACCCGCGTGCCTGGAAGCGCTTCGACGACAACGCCCAGCTCACCGTCGACTACGTCCCTGACCCTGGCGTGCCGATCAATGTCGGTGTGATCCCGGGTGTGTACAGCACCGGAGCGCGTGGCTACTGCCAGCCGGCGACTGACCCGCTGGCGGTCACGGTGGACCAGCCGACCATGCGTGCGCGGGTGGAGACGGAGGTCTCGCCCGGCCCCAACGACAGCAAGGGCCAACTGAAGATCAACTACCGTATCGCGCGGCTCGAGGCAGGTGCATGGGAGGAGATCTGGGCCGCCGACTCCGATGGCGGTTACAAGCCGGACGGCACGCTGCTGGACAAGCAGACGACGAAACGCACCGACGGCACCACCTACCGCTACCGGGCCCGTACCCAGTCGCACTGGTCTTACGACGGCGCGAGCGGAGACCTGTACTCCTCGTTCTCGCCGTGGTGCTACTTCGTCATCGACTCCACCGCCCCCAAGCCACCGACGATCCAGCCCAAGGACGTGAACGGCTCTCCCTACGTGGAGTGCACCACGGACGCCTGCCCGCCCAAGGGCGGTCCGGGAGTTGCCGGCACGTTCGTGTTCAAACCCAACAGCGCCGACACCGACATCCGCAAATACCGGTGGACACTCCACGGCCCGAACGGGCAGGTGGGACTGCCGCGTACCGAGACCGCGAAACCTGATCACACAGCGGAGATCAGCAATGCCGTCCCGAAGATGGGAGGAACCCACCACCTGAAGGTATGGGCCATCGACGTGCGGGAGCGGACGGGCACGCCGGAAACGTTCGACTTCCAGGTGAGTCTGCCGCCGGGGCCGATCGGACGCTGGCGCTTCGATGACGGCGCTCCGGGCTCGGAGGTCACCACGGCCAAGGACAGCTCGGCCGAAGACCCGCAGCACGATCCCTCCGCCCCGACGCACGACCTGACCCTGCGGGACAAGGCCGGCTTCTCGACCATGGCGCGACGCGGTGACGAGGACACCTCACTGTGGCTGGACAGCAGCAACCCCGACGCGCAGCAGGCCTACGCCGACGCATCAGCGCCGGTGGTGAACACAGCCCACTCCTTCACCGTCTCAGCGTGGGTGAACCTCACGGATACATCGACCAGCCGAATGATCGTCACCGCGCCCGGCGCCCAGGCGCAGGCCTTCGCCCTGTACTACTCGTCGTCCTCCAGGTCGTACGTGTTCCACTACACGGCCACCGACTCGGCCACACCCGTCTTCATCAGGTCCGCGGCCGTCAAGGCAGATCCCCCACTGCGGGTGTGGACACATCTCGCCGGCGTCTACACCGCCGCCACCGACGCAAACGGTGAACGCACGCCCGAGGACGACACCATCCAACTGTTCGTCAACGGCCGCGCCCAGGGCGACCCGGTCAACATGCGTGATGCCGCGCCCAGCTACGTGCCGTGGGAAGCGAGCAAGGGCCTGCAGGTGGGGCGGTCGATCGTACGGGGTGCTGCCGGGCAGCACTTCCGCGGCCGGATCGACGAGGTCGCCGTCTGGCAGAACGCGCTCAGCTCGGACGAGGTCGCCAAGGAAGCCACCGCGAGCGTCGACAACGCACCCGGCGTCGAGCTGGTCGCCGACTGGAACGCGGAGATCTCCTCCGGCACCACCGTCAACGAAGGCTCCCCGTACCCGATCGGCGCCATGACACTGTCCGGCGGAGCAAGGCTGGATGGAGACTCCAGCACCGTGGTGGTCGACGGCAGCGGCGGCCACGCCTCGGTAGCCGGTCCGGCGATCGACGAGACCGGCTCTTTCACGGTCTCCGCTCAGGCGCAGGTCAATCCCGCGGCCCTGAATGCCAAGCCGGACGGCTACGAGGCCCAGATTGCTGGCCAGTCCGGCAGCGGAGGAGCGTCCTGGGCTCTTTCGGTGCAGAAGGTAGCAGCGGACGAATACCTGTGGAGGTTCGTGCGTACGACCGTCTCCGGAACATCCGTAGCCACGGCTGATGTGACTGATTGGTCGGAATGGGCTGATACCAGCGTTCCGGTCACGCTGACGGGTGTGTATGACGCGCAGGACCAGGGGGGCCGCATGCACCTGTACGTGGGATCCAAAGCCGTGGACGACGGCGCCAACAACGCCGACACGACACCGCAGCAGGGCACCGGCGCTCTGTTCCTCGGCGGCACGACCGGCAGCAGTCACTTCGCCGGTCAGCTGGGCCGCCTGCGGATCTGGAGCGGGGCCATGACCGCGGACCAAGTCCGCAACATCGTCATCGCCGGCGACTGA